The following coding sequences are from one Mastomys coucha isolate ucsf_1 unplaced genomic scaffold, UCSF_Mcou_1 pScaffold9, whole genome shotgun sequence window:
- the Nr1d2 gene encoding nuclear receptor subfamily 1 group D member 2 isoform X2 — translation MTKSHSGMTKFSGMVLLCKVCGDVASGFHYGVHACEGCKGFFRRSIQQNIQYKKCLKNENCSIMRMNRNRCQQCRFKKCLSVGMSRDAVRFGRIPKREKQRMLIEMQSAMKTMMNTQFSGHLQNDTLAEQHEQSALPAQEQLRPKPQLEQENIKSIPPDFAKEEVIGMVTRAHKDTFLYNQEHRENSSESMPPQRGERISRNMEQYNLNHDHRGGGLHSHFPCSESQQHLSGQYRGRNIMHYPNGHAVCIADGHCVNFSSAYTQRVCDRIPVGGCSQTENRNSYLCSTGGRMHLVCPMSKSPYVDPQKSGHEIWEEFSMSFTPAVKEVVEFAKRIPGFRDLSQHDQVNLLKAGTFEVLMVRFASLFDAKERTVTFLSGKKYSVDDLHSMGAGDLLSSMFEFSEKLNALQLSDEEMSLFTAVVLVSADRSGIENVNSVEALQETLIRALRTLIMKNHPNEASIFTKLLLKLPDLRSLNNMHSEELLAFKVHP, via the exons AATTTAGTGGCATGGTTCTACTGTGTAAAGTCTGTGGGGATGTGGCGTCAGGATTCCACTATGGAGTTCATGCTTGTGAAGGATGTAAG GGTTTCTTTCGGAGGAGCATTCAGCAAAACATCCAGTATAAGAAGTGCCTGAAGAATGAGAACTGTTCCATCATGAGGATGAACAGGAACCGGTGCCAGCAATGCCGCTTCAAGAAGTGTCTGTCTGTGGGAATGTCACGAGACG CTGTTCGATTTGGCCGGATTCCTAAGCGTGAAAAACAGAGAATGCTAATTGAAATGCAAAGTGCAATGAAGACCATGATGAACACCCAGTTCAGTGGCCACCTCCAGAATGACACCTTAGCAGAGCAGCATGAACAGTCAGCACTACCAGCTCAGGAACAGCTGCGGCCCAAGCCCCAGCTGGagcaagaaaacatcaaaagcaTTCCTCCTGATTTTGCAAAGGAGGAAGTGATTGGCATGGTGACCAGAGCCCACAAGGATACCTTTCTGTATAATCAGGAACATCGAGAAAACTCATCTGAGAGCATGCCACCTCAGAGAGGAGAACGGATCTCCAGGAACATGGAGCAATATAACTTAAATCATGACCATCGTGGCGGTGGGCTTCACAGCCACTTCCCCTGTAGTGAGAGCCAGCAGCATCTCAGTGGACAGTACAGAGGGAGGAACATAATGCATTACCCAAACGGGCATGCCGTTTGTATTGCAGATGGACACTGTGTGAACTTCTCCAGTGCTTATACTCAAAGAGTCTGTGATAGAATTCCAGTAGGTGGATGTTCTCAGACTGAGAACAGGAATAGTTACCTGTGCAGCACTGGAGGGAGGATGCATCTG GTTTGTCCTATGAGCAAGTCTCCATATGTGGATCCTCAGAAATCTGGACATGAAATCTGGGAAGAATTTTCAATGAGTTTTACCCCAGCAGTAAAAGAGGTGGTGGAATTTGCAAAACGGATTCCTGGCTTCCGAGATCTGTCTCAGCATGATCAGGTCAACCTGTTAAAAGCTGGGACTTTTGAA GTTTTAATGGTACGATTTGCTTCATTATTTGATGCAAAAGAGCGGACTGTCACCTTTCTAAGTGGTAAGAAGTACAGTGTGGATGACCTGCACTCAATGGGAGCAGGGGATCTGCTCAGCTCTATGTTTgagttcagtgagaagctgaatGCCCTCCAGCTCAGTGATGAGGAAATGAGCTTGTTCACAGCAGTTGTTCTAGTGTCTGCAG ATCGATCTGGAATTGAAAATGTCAACTCAGTGGAGGCTTTGCAGGAAACACTCATCCGTGCACTAAGGACCTTAATAATGAAAAACCATCCAAATGAGGCCTCCATTTTTACAAAATTACTTCTAAAGTTGCCAGATCTTCGATCTTTAAACAACATGCACTCTGAGGAACTCTTGGCCTTTAAAGTTCATCCTTAA